CCTATCCTGCGTGTGCGCCTGCAACCCCAAGCAAATAATACAGTAGTTGTTTTAGTCCAACCAGCAGCCGGAGTGCAAGTAGGGGAACTCAATCAACTTAGCAACCAGCTTTTAGCTTTGGAATTGCAACGTTCTCGGCAATTGATACCCCCCATAGGTTTACCTCCCCTACCATCACCTAATCGTAATCAATTACCAGACACAAATATCGATAATCCGATCAATGTTCCGCAACCAATATCTAGACCAGTTCCTAGAGGTAGGCTTTTAGTAGTTATTGACCCTGGACATGGTGGTAAAGACTCTGGCGCACCTGGTTTGGGTGGTTTGCTAGAAAAAGATGTGGTTTTGCCTATAGGTCGGAAAATAGCCTCTATTTTAGAGCAGAATGGCGTGCAAACAATCCTGACAAGGGATGCCGACTTTTTTGTGGAGTTACAAGGACGGGTAGATATTGCCGAACGAGCCAACGCGACTTTATTTGTCAGCGTTCATGCTAACTCTGTCGATGGTCGTCCTGATGTGAATGGGCTGGAAGTATATTACTACGATAGTGGTTATGGTTTAGCGGAAACAGTCCGCAAGACTATTCTGCAAAATATTGGCACACTCAAAGACCGAGGTACACGCAAAGCTCGGTTCTATGTCTTAAGGAAGAGTTCGATGCCCTCAATTTTGGTCGAAACCGGTTACATGACTGGTAATGAAGATAATCCCAGACTAGGATCACCAGAATACCAAAACCGCATGGCAGATGCGATCGCTCGTGGTATCCTGCAATATTTAAAGAGATAGTAAAATTTTCATCAAGTTAAAAATTTAGACTAAAATCCTCACCCCCAAGGTGGTAATTAAACTCGATGTAGATGCAGAATTTAGTGGTCAATTGGTAAATTGTCTGTTAAATTCTGTATTTTAATATTCAAAAATCTCTCACCATATTTGCCTGTGTATTCATCTTCCAGCTTTGAAGGTAATCTTTACGGTTTCTCAGAACAAGAACCTCAACGCGCCCCTATTGGCGTATTTGATAGTGGTGTGGGTGGGCTAACGGTACTACGTCAAATCTATCGTCAGCTACCTAATGAATCTGTAATATATTTTGGTGATACAGCAAGACTCCCCTACGGTATTCGCTCACAAGCAGAAATTCTCCAGTATGTGCGCGAAATCATGGACTGGATGCAGCAACAGCACGTCAAATTGGTAGTCATGGCTTGTAACACCAGTTCTGCTCTAGCTTTAGATATAGTCCGAGAGGAATACGATATTCCCATTCTTGGCGTTATCCTCCCTGGTGCTAAAGCCGCAGTCCAACAAGGTAAGCGTATTGGTGTTATTTCCACACCAGCTACAGCAAAAAGTAACGCCTACCGTCAAGCGATTTGGGAAATAGACCCTAGTGTCGAAGTTTGGCAAGTTGGTTGTCCTGAGTTTGTTCCCCTCATAGAACAAAACCGCATTCACGACCCCTATACAACCGAAGTAGCTAAGGCATATCTAGAACCACTCATTCAGGAAGATATCGACACCTTAGTTTACGGCTGTACCCATTATCCCTTACTTGCGCCAGTGGTGCGATCGCTCCTTCCCCCCCAAGTTAAAATCATTGACCCAGCCGTCCACGTCGTCACAGCTTGTATTCAAGAATTAGACTTACTTGGCTTAACCAATACTCATCCACCATTACCAACGCGCTTTGCTGTTAGCGGTTGTCCCCAGCAGTTCGCACAGTCAGGTGTACAATGGCTAGGCTATACCCCATTGGTGGAAGCTGTAGATTTTGCCGCCGTACCAATTTCTCAATTTCAGTAAGATTTTGGGTAATTCGTAATTTTCACCCTACAAATACAAGCTCTTGTGATTAGTGACTATAAATCTTACTAGCTGGTCTGTAGGGTATTACGAATTTATCATTAGTATTTATTAGGTCACTAATAACCAATGACTAATGACTAATAACTATTGACTATTAACAACTTCAGAAACTGTATGTGAAACAGATAATTTCTGCTGAATATTATTTGTATCAACTACAGATTGATTATTACTAGGTTTTTTCCCAGTTCTTTTAGCTAATCCTAATAATAAATAAACTGTGAATAGGTATCCAGCCGCTAAAATAAAAATCATCATAGGCATATCCCCATAAGTCATTGTTCCACCAAAACTTTTTCCAATACATAATCAAATTGCATAAAGTTAGCAGGACATCAACCAATCAAGTAAATTCTTGATGGCCGTATTTTGCTATGGCAAATCTTTCCGTAGAGTTTTAATTCTCTTTGCCCAACGGATTTACTATTCAATTGATTTTGCAGACTATACATTCAACAACAGCTAAATCACTAACATAGTGATTCAAACTGCTTGTCTTAGCAGCCTACCTAGTCCGCTTGATTTTTCATAACATCTTTATGCCAGAGCCATGCTCACGCTCAACGCAAGCTAAAAACTTGCAGCAACTTCTCCAAGAGAGTTGCCTAGCTCTAAATAAAGAGTTCTCATCGTCAAAAAAGAAAGCAAGAAAATACTTTCTTGATTCTCACCTTAACGATGTACTATTTTCGATTCACGACACCAAGCAAGTAGCATCACTTAAAAAGCGACCTACTTGTGAGCGGTGAATGCTTGAAAAATTTAAAATCCTTACATTTTAGCGTAACACAATAACCCCAGATTTGAAGCTAATTTTGAGGCTAAATTGCAAATTTTCTAGATGGTTACACAGAGGTAAGAAATACTTACTCTTAACCTAAAAATAACTCATCTGTAAGAAGTAATAGTGAAGACAAAAAATGTACCTCTGGGGTTGTATTCAAGGCCACTAAAGATGTGTATTGCCCAACTCAAATTTGCTATATTTACGAATTAAATGAAAACAATAAAGACTTTTTGTTAAAACAGCTAAAGTATAATCATTTACACAATAGAATTTTACTACGGAGCATACGGTAGTAACTTAACTTAAGAAACCGCAACAGAAGGCAGGCGTTAATTAATAACTTTTTTATCTCACTACTCAGCATGGGCTAAACGCCCCGCTTCCGCTAACATCACTCATCACTCAGCACTATCTCCTTAGAGAAAATGAGAAAAACCTTGCACTAGCACAGGGTTATCTTAAAATGAGTATAGGATATGTAAACTTTCGTAACCTAAGTCTGAGTCCGCCAATCCATGACCCCAGCCACCTCCCTGTTTACCCCTGTGGAAGCAGACCTGCGAATACTAGCAGATAACCTGAAACAGCTCGTCGGAAATCGCCACCCCATTTTATTTGCGGCAGCCGAACATCTTTTCGGAGCTGGGGGAAAGCGTATCAGGCCAGCAATCGTGCTGCTGATATCAAGAGCCACAATGTTAGATCAAGAGATTACGCCACGTCATCGCCGACTAGCCGAGATTACAGAAATGATTCACACGGCAAGCTTAGTACATGACGACGTGGTAGATGAATCAGAAGTACGGCGAGGCGTACCCACCGTTCACAGTTTGTTTGGTAATCGCATTGCCATTTTGGCAGGAGATTTCTTATTTGCTCAATCTTCCTGGTATTTAGCAAACTTAGATAACTTGGAGGTGGTCAAACTCCTCTCGGAAGTCATTATGGATTTGGCTACAGGGGAGATTCAGCAAGGGCTAAACCGCTTCGACGCTAGTATCTCCTTGGAAACGTACCTCAACAAGAGCTACTACAAGACTGCTTCCCTAATTGCCAACAGTTCTAAAGCTGCTGGTTTACTGAGTGAAGTGTCTAGAGAAACCGTTGATCATCTCTATGGCTATGGTCGCCATCTGGGCATAGCATTTCAGATTGTCGATGACATTTTAGATTTCACCAGCACTACAGACACTCTTGGTAAACCAGTAGGATCAGACCTCATAAGTGGCAACCTCACCGCGCCAGTTTTATATGCTTTAGCGGAAAAACCCTACTTAGAGGTGCTAATTGAGCGCGAGTTTGCCCAAGAAGGAGATTTAGAGCAAGCACTAGAACTAATCCAAAATAGTCAAGGCATACAGCAGGCGCGAGACTTGGCTGCTCACCACACTAAGTTAGCAATTGAGCATTTAGCAACTCTGCCACCTTCTGAATCTCACCAAGCACTGATCAATATAGCTGAATATGCACTAAGCCGATTGTATTAGTGGATTTTATAATTTTTCTTTTAAAATTAGCGATTCTTGACATTTGCATTTTTGGGTGTGGGATGTATTGAAAAAATCCCACACCCAAAATTTTTTTAGGCAATATTTGGGGGTATGGATTTAGGCGATCGCTGCTTTTTTAGCTCTTTGTGTATACGTTTTTGGAAATCATCACGCCGAACTTCGTATGTATGAGTGGTTTTACCCGGCGTTTCCAAAAAAACGATACTATCTACGGGTTCTAATGCCACTAATTGGAACAAAATGTGGGTAGATGGGGTAATTACCGCCCCAAGGTGAGGGTCTAGCCCAGCATCTAAGATCAAAGAAGTATCCTGTATGGTAGGGAAAGCGTAAACAACACGCTTTTCGATTCCTGGGCTTGCTCGATGCCTCAACGTAGTTAAGACCCAGCTACCTTCTGAATCTTGAAGAATGTAGTACTGGGAATGACGCAACTTTTGAGCGATCGCCACAAGCAAAGGAGCAATTGCTGCCACAAGATTTGGTGTTACACCATCATTGGGTGCATTGTTAATCAGCAATTGTATTTGTGCTTCTAAATCCATATTACTTGTCAACGGCTCCTGGGTAATAGCAATAACATTTATCAAAATGTGATCTATTCCATCAGACTTGGGAATAATAAAATCAACCACATCCTCATGGCAGAACTGGTATGCGTTTAGTGTATATGCAAAACCATCAAGCCAATACCCAAGGTCGTCGCAGGTTGTTTATAAAGTTTATGTTAGGGTCTAGTGAATATCGACACTATGAATTCAGCCGCAACCGCAACTATTCCAACCGCAAATCTTCTAGAAGAAAACTCTATTGGTGTGGAGGTAATCTTTAAACTGGTTTATCAGGAGTTTAAACAGTTTACCAAAGCTTCAGACCAAAATTGTCACGATGTAGCAAATCGTATCACTACAGAAGTATATCGGATTTGTACCGAAAGTAAACGGATTCAAGCTTCCGGTGCTATAGAAAATTCAGCCATGACCCTAGCCAAGCATCGGCTACAACAATGTCTGAGATATTATCAACAAGGTTCTAACCGAGGCAGAGTGGAACTCCACAGTACACTCAGCGCTATTATTTATCGATACATTAATCCCCCTCAGCGCCAATTAAGTTACCAAGGGCGACTGACTATCATAGAAGATTTCTTACAAAGTTTTTATTTAGAAGCCTTAAATGCTTTCCGCCGCGAAAATCAACTAGGCCCTACATACCGTCCCCAAACTCTGCTTGAATTGTCAGAGTATATGGCATTCACCGAGCGCTATGGTAAGCGCCGGATTCCCTTACCAGGACGGCAACAACAGTTGATTATCCTGCGGGCGCAAACCTTTTCCCAACAGCAACCCCCAGAAGCTAACGTTGATATAGAACAAGCATCCGAAGGTAGTTCTAATGAAGGTGATGGTTCTTGGGAGGAGCCAGCCGTACAGAGATTGCGCTCTGCTATGGCTACCCAACCAGCACCAGAACCTGAAGAAGACACCTTACGCTCTGTAGTCATTACAGAATTAATGGACTATTTAGAGCAAAGGCAACAATCTGACTGTGCTGATTACTTTTCCCTACGTCTTCAGGACATGTCAGCTCAAGAAATTGAGAACGTTTTAGGATTAACACCACGTCAGCGAGATTACTTACAACAACGCTTTAAGTATCATTTGATTCGGTTCGCTTTGTTACATCGTTGGGAATTAGTTCACGAATGGTTAGAAGCTTCTTTGCATACTAACTTAGGTTTAACTCCCCAACAGTGGCAAGCCTACACCGACCAACTGGACGAGAAACAACGGTCTTTATTAGACTTAAAACAACAAGGTCAACCAGATGAAAAAATTGCCAAAACTTTAGGGTTATCAATGGCACAACTACAGAAGCGGTGGTTTAAGATTTTGGAACAAGCTTGGGAAATTCGTAATTCCTTAGTGTCCGGATCAAGTGCATCCGCTCATGAATAGTGACTCAGAATCCTTACAAAATTACTTACTCGGTTTGTTGGCATATCCTGTCAACAAACACGAAAATAGTAGGAAAGTTGTCAGGAATCGATAGGGAACATCTTGATCAATTAACCTGCTACTTGACGAAGTAGTCAGCATAACTGGAAAAGATAGCCCCAAACCTTTTGATTAGGAGAAATTCCTACTGTGCAAGAACGTTTTCAATCCGTCCTTAAGCGTCGGTTACAAATTCACATCGAAAATAACCCACCCCTCTTCCCTTGGGAAAGTCAGATAGTTGATTACCCAGATTATGTAGAAGAGCCATCATTGGTTTTAACTCCTAATTGGGGATGGTTAGCCCAGCAAGCAAAGCTGAACTTACCTGTAACCCTACCAGAGAAAGTTTTTCAAGAAATTTTGGAAAGATGCCAGCAGATGGTGACATCTACGTTACCCTTGGGTGCAAAATTAGTCCAGGTAGTAGAGGGTTTCTTCCCTAACGAGTCACAAACAATTAATGACTTGGCTGGGTTAGTACTGCGAACTAGTTATAGATCGTCTGAAATGGATACCATGCCTAATATTCAGAGCGATTACGCAGACTTAGAACCTCGCCAACAAATGGCTTTGTCTTTGCTGGCAGCGAAACATCTACTAGGTAACTTGACTTTGCCAGTTTCACCAAACCAACCAGTTGTAGAAAGGCTTTGGCTAACTAGTCTTGGGGCTTTAACTTTGCGCGTAGAATACTACAGCAAAGACGATGTTACCCAGTTAGTTGTCCATAGCGATTTACCAACTCAGGGAATTTTGACATTGCAAGGT
Above is a genomic segment from Nostoc sp. MS1 containing:
- the sds gene encoding solanesyl diphosphate synthase, with amino-acid sequence MTPATSLFTPVEADLRILADNLKQLVGNRHPILFAAAEHLFGAGGKRIRPAIVLLISRATMLDQEITPRHRRLAEITEMIHTASLVHDDVVDESEVRRGVPTVHSLFGNRIAILAGDFLFAQSSWYLANLDNLEVVKLLSEVIMDLATGEIQQGLNRFDASISLETYLNKSYYKTASLIANSSKAAGLLSEVSRETVDHLYGYGRHLGIAFQIVDDILDFTSTTDTLGKPVGSDLISGNLTAPVLYALAEKPYLEVLIEREFAQEGDLEQALELIQNSQGIQQARDLAAHHTKLAIEHLATLPPSESHQALINIAEYALSRLY
- the murI gene encoding glutamate racemase; its protein translation is MYSSSSFEGNLYGFSEQEPQRAPIGVFDSGVGGLTVLRQIYRQLPNESVIYFGDTARLPYGIRSQAEILQYVREIMDWMQQQHVKLVVMACNTSSALALDIVREEYDIPILGVILPGAKAAVQQGKRIGVISTPATAKSNAYRQAIWEIDPSVEVWQVGCPEFVPLIEQNRIHDPYTTEVAKAYLEPLIQEDIDTLVYGCTHYPLLAPVVRSLLPPQVKIIDPAVHVVTACIQELDLLGLTNTHPPLPTRFAVSGCPQQFAQSGVQWLGYTPLVEAVDFAAVPISQFQ
- a CDS encoding PatU, with the protein product MQERFQSVLKRRLQIHIENNPPLFPWESQIVDYPDYVEEPSLVLTPNWGWLAQQAKLNLPVTLPEKVFQEILERCQQMVTSTLPLGAKLVQVVEGFFPNESQTINDLAGLVLRTSYRSSEMDTMPNIQSDYADLEPRQQMALSLLAAKHLLGNLTLPVSPNQPVVERLWLTSLGALTLRVEYYSKDDVTQLVVHSDLPTQGILTLQGNGSIAMAQSSTPGCLSVELTSKQPQTSYTLEVDCPELDQQPLLFVINPTI
- the hetZ gene encoding heterocyst differentiation protein HetZ — encoded protein: MNSAATATIPTANLLEENSIGVEVIFKLVYQEFKQFTKASDQNCHDVANRITTEVYRICTESKRIQASGAIENSAMTLAKHRLQQCLRYYQQGSNRGRVELHSTLSAIIYRYINPPQRQLSYQGRLTIIEDFLQSFYLEALNAFRRENQLGPTYRPQTLLELSEYMAFTERYGKRRIPLPGRQQQLIILRAQTFSQQQPPEANVDIEQASEGSSNEGDGSWEEPAVQRLRSAMATQPAPEPEEDTLRSVVITELMDYLEQRQQSDCADYFSLRLQDMSAQEIENVLGLTPRQRDYLQQRFKYHLIRFALLHRWELVHEWLEASLHTNLGLTPQQWQAYTDQLDEKQRSLLDLKQQGQPDEKIAKTLGLSMAQLQKRWFKILEQAWEIRNSLVSGSSASAHE